Genomic segment of uncultured Desulfobacter sp.:
CCCTGTTGAGCCGCTCTGTTCTAAGATATTGGAACACCGTCATTCCATACATCTCTTTGAAACACCGGTTGAGTTTGGGGTGGGACATGCCTGCGGCCTTTGCAAGCTGCCGTAGACTGGGCGGCGTCTCCAGATTGCCGTCAAGAATATTCCGAACACCTTCAATCTGCTTTTTGTCATGGGGATGAATTCTCATGCATGAAGGGATAGAAGGGGAACTTGTGCCTATTTGATCCAGTTGAAGCGAGAGAAGCTCCAAGGCCTTGCTCTCAAGAAACAGCTTGCGGGCAATACCGTGGGAACGGCATCCGCTGATTTGATACATGACCTCCCGAATAGCCGGTGTAATGGTACTTTGATACAGATACCCGGTATTTACCTTGCCCCGGATCATATCATGAATAACGGGCGGCATCAGGTGAAGGTGGCCTTTATAGCAGGCCAGAAAAACATCCGGCTGAAGTGTTAAGGATACGCTGCGTGCGGGAACATCATGGATTAATCTGCAATAGGAATACTCATCATTATAATAGCTGATGCCATGAAATTCGCCAAAATACCGCTTGTCATTCCGGTCCCCTTTAAGACGGACACGATAGTGGCCGGAAAGGGTAAAGTTGAACTGGATGGTGACCGGAATTTCATAGTTTTTAAAAATGATATCCCGGCAAAAGGAGCAGTCCGTCAGCCATAAATCAAACCCCGGTCTGATCTTGACTCTTTGAAACGTACCGCACCCAAGCTCCCGGGGACAGTGCCAGAAAAATTCATCGGGCTCCGGTTCAGTATGTGGAATCACTTTCTCCCCGTGAAACGTGATAAAATCGTCGTAGCTGAAGTCCAGACTGATGGTATCGAGGTCCAAATCAATAGCATGTCCCAAAATATTTTTCATGATAGCTTAAATTAGCCTTTTTAAAAAATAATAGCCAAAGCTAACTTAAATATCTACATCAACCAAGAGTTTATGTCAATTATATCCTCAACGCGTGGGTTGTATGTTTTTTTAAACATGCAATACAACATTGATGAAAGGCTCCGATGTCCCAAAAGAGGTACGTCCAATGCGGTTCTATTCCACGAAGGGAGCCTGAAGGCCAAGCAAAGAATGAAAGAACATTAGCAACTTATTGTTTCTTTTATATAAAAATACAAAGAGGTTATGATGCCATACGTTAACATCAAGATTACAGATGAGAATGTGACAAGAGAACAGAAGCTAAAACTAGTTCAAGGGGTAACACAGCTCCTGGTGGATGTTTTGGGCAAGAACCCTGCCACCACGGTTGTCGTCATTGATGAAGTCAATACCGACAACTGGGGCATAGGTGGAAAATGCGTAACTGAACTCAGAAAAGGCAAATAAAAATCGCCATGGGTCAAGGCCCGTCATCTTGTATTTGCCTTGACCCTCCAAAATTCATCTCCATTTTTAAGGTTGTCAAAGCCCAAGGACTTGGGTCCTTCAAAAATCGGTCCGGTATATGTCGAAATCGGGCGCATTCCCATTTTCCCGGTCATGCCGCCGGCATTGGATTGTGCGTGGTTGCCATGAGTTTCAAACAATCCCAACGCCCTGCTTTAAAGTATGATCGTAGCATAATCATTTTTTCTGCATTTTCCCGATACCAAAAAGTGCATGGACCTTTCAGACGTAAATTCACCACCCTACGAATTGAACTTTCAATAGCACCGCTGCCAATAGGTAAATTCAACGCTTTTACAGTTGGGAAATCAAGCCGTCTTTCATTGCGCACAAAATAATCCCGTTCCGTCTTAATAGCCTTACTGTTTCTGCCTCGACAAAGTGTCTGGACGGCCTGTACTACGTCAGCGGCTTTTCCTTTCAGCAGGAAGCCCCGCTGTTTTGACACCCAGCGTTTGCGCTCCTTGGATGACCAGGTCTTCTTTAGGGCTGATACTTTACCCAAATGCTCCACGGCATGGTAAAAATCAAGAAGTTCATATACTCGCTGAGGAGCCAAACCCAATGCTTTGATCAGTCCGGGGATCCGGTTCCAAATCCAATGTGCTCCATCTGCAACAAACAGTATTTTATCGGACTTCTGGATATGAAGGGCGTTCAAATACCCCTTTAACAGGAGGAATATGCCATCCGGACCGCTGAAACTGCCATCAATAAATGGTGAGAAGCTTTTTTCTTGTTTTCCCTGGGCATCCACCACATAAATAATCAAAAGTTTGGGTTCTCGCCACGCCCCACGAAATCGGGTTCTATTTTTTGGGGTTTTGGGACCTCTTTTCTTCTCTCTTAACCGTGTGCGTCCACCATCGGTGCTTATAACCACCCGTCGCCCTTCAAGTGAATCTCTCTCATTTAGTGGGATTCGCCCCGCTTGTTGCTCGGCTCGGGCCCGTTCTGCGTAACGATAGGTGAGTTTACGGATAACCTTTATATCCAACACCATACCATGATCACAAAGCACTTGACGGACTTCTTCAAAAGAACTCAATAAGGCCGACCAGGCACTCACCATAGAAGCCAAAGCTGGTGAGCAGCGATCATGGATTCCAAGAAGGATTAAACCGGCGTAGGCACCTTTATATCTTTTTCGATTTCGACGGTCACAGGATCGCCGATAATATCGAACACGAACATCAACAGAACTACCTGTACAACACTGAATCGAAACGGTCTCAAGCCCTTCGCTTTTCATCCGGCCCGGCCAGCTGGACATCAATTCTTTTTCTTGATCGACCTGATCATAGGAATTTAATGAGCCCTGGATGCTTTTTTTAAAAGCAAGGCACTCAGTCGATTCGTATACCCAAGTATTTCACGTTCTACCTGCTCCAATTCTTGAGCATTGCGAACCAACCTCGGATCGTCTTCCAGTTCTTTCAGGCAAGCATAGACTTCCTCAACAGTATTGCAATCTTCAGCTTTTTTCATCAGCACAGTCCATTTTTATAGTCGTCTCAGCGAACAGAAACTATCACGTTTTTTGTTCTCAAAGATAGGCTTTTTTCAAACCGGGAAAATGGGAATGCGCCCTCGAAATCTGAACCGCCTCACCACGGCATTCATATTTTTTGGGTTCCGTTCGGCCGGAGGCATTTATCTGTTTAACATCCTTTTATGGCGGCGCATCAGCTGTAGCTTATTTTGTTTCAGTTGCAGACAGTATCTGTTCCGCATTCGACAGCTTTTTTTTATTTCTCATAGTAGGTTATATCCGTCTGTTTTCCCGATGAGTAAGGTTGGATAATAATATTAAGATTGGATGAACAAAATGAGAAAAAAGGAAATGAAACAGGGCTTGTGGGCGATCATGGATCCGGTTATGACCTGGATTTATCTGGCCATGGCCACGACGGCCGTTGGCGCGATCGCTTCCATTGTCAGTATCTATTTCATGGCAAAAGCCCTGAACGCCGTCGTAACCGGAAACACAGCTGTTGTTTTGGGACTTGGCGTTAATCTCTGGCAGTTGCTGTGCCTGATCGCAGCGCTGGTGATCGTAAGTTTTCTGTGCCGCAAGGGCGGCTTTGTGATTTCCCATCTGGGGGCCTTTCGCCTTGAACAGATTCTTAGAACCAGGCTCTCTGATCATCTGGCGAAACTGCCGCTGGGGTTTATTACCAACACCGGTTCAGGAACGTTGAAAAAAGTGCTTGTGGATGATGTGAACATGCTTCACGCCTTTGTGGCGGACAGCACCCCGTTTATCGGGAAAAGCCTGGCAGGCCCGGTGATGTCCCTGATCATGATGTTTGTGATTGACTGGCGTCTTGCCATGGTGAGCATCACCGTGCTGCTTTTGGGCGGGGTTTTCATGCGTTTGGCCATGCGGGACAATGAAGTGCTCCGACGAAAGTATGATGAAAGCCAGGAGATGATTAATTCGGCGGTCATTGAGTTTGTGCAGGCCATGCCGGTGGTCAGGACCTTTGATGCCGGAACAAGTTCCTTTAAAAGATACACAAAGGCCCTGGATGAATTCCGGGTTGCGGTTAAATCGTGGTATGATTATTCCGGCAACGCGTCCAGGATGGGGATACTGATTTTAAGCCCCATGCCCACACTGGTGGCCGTTACCGCTGCAGGTATTTTTTTTGTATCCACAGGAACCCTTGCCTTTCCCTATTTCATTGCCCTTTTGATGCTCAGTACCGGTATGGCGGATGCCATGATGCCGCTGATGTGGCTCAATAACTTCATAAAAAAATCCGAAGCCGGTGCATTGAGAATACAGGATATCCTGCGCATGGAGATCATGCCGGTGACAGAGCACCCCGAACAGCCCAACGATGCATCCGTCGTGTTTGAACAGGTGAGCTTCAGGTATGAAAACAGGGACAGTTATGCCCTGCGCGATGTAAGCTTTGAAGTCCCGGAAGGGACCGTAACGGCATTGGTCGGGCCTTCGGGTGCCGGCAAGACCACCGTGGCAAGATTGATACCCCGATTCTGGGATGTTGAAAAAGGAACCATCCGAATCGGCGGCACTGACATTCGCAATATGCTGCCCGAAACGTTGATGTGCCATGTGGCGTTTGTCTTTCAGGATACCTTTTTATTCAATGACACCATTGCAAACAACATCAGACTGGCTAAACCGGAAGCCTCGGATGAAGAGATATACGAAGCGGCAAAGGCATCGCAGGTCCATGATTTTATCCTGTCACTCCCCGACGGCTACCAAACCATTGCCGGAGACAGGGGCTTGAGGCTTTCGGGCGGTCAGAAGCAGAGAATTACCATTGCCAGAGCAATCTTGCGAAACGCACCCATTGTTGTGCTTGACGAGGCCACCGCCTTTGCCGATCCGGAAAACGAGGAAGAGATCATCCGGGCGGTGTCAAGCCTGATGAAGGGTAAAACCGTCATTATCATCGCCCACAGGCTGTCCACCATAAGAGATGTGAACCAGATCATTGTGTTTGACCAGGGCATGATCACAGAAAAAGGGCGTCATGGGGAGCTGATCAACAATAACGGTGTTTACGCAGTGCTCTGGAAAAACTACGAACAGGCACAGGCGTGGAACTTGCAAAAATAAGGGGATTATCATGGAATCGAAAATAAAACCGACCACCTTTTTGCAGTCATACAAGGCGGGGAAAACAATAGCCGGAGAGAATGGCCCTGAATATAAAAGAAGCATGCTGCTGTTCGTTGCCGCCTTTACTGCCGAAGGATTGGCGTATCTGTGTTTTTTCCCTCTGCTTTTCTGTCTTTTCGGGGCAAAGCCTTCGGCGGCCGGCGCGACAGGATGGCTGATTGTCATGCTCATGCTGGTGGCCGTTGAGTTGTATTGCAGATGGTATGGGCATGACTTTGATTTTAAAGGTACCATCGTGGATGTCGCCCACAGGCTGCGCCTTGATCTTGGGGAAAAACTGAAAAGCATGCCCCTGGAAAAACTGTATTCATATAAGACCGGAACATTGAACAATGTGCTTTCCGTCGGGGTTGAATATTCCGTGCTCTCCATGGGCATTGTCAGTTCCGTCATCATACAGACGGTGATTCCGCCGGTGCTTTTGATCCTTGTTACCTTTGTAATTGAATGGCGGCTGGCTTTTACGATGCTTGTGCTTTTCTGTATTGCGGTGCCGGTTCAAAAGTGGCACAGAAGCGGGTCAAGCAGAGGAAAGATCGCCTGTGGCAAGGCCCTGGCCCAGGTGGAATCAGATGTACTTGAATATGTACAGGGCCTGCCTGTGTTGCGTTCAACCAATCAGGTCGGGGAACGGGCCGTTGGGCTACAGGCGTCCCTTCGTAATCATAAAAAAGTGCAGACAAAATCAGTTATAGAGCTTATCGCGCCCATGGTTGTTATGTCCGGGATTGTGGAGATCGGTCTGATTGCTGTGTTGTCCATGGGCATATTTATGATATCCCAGGGCAGTCTGACCCTGTCCGTATCCGCCTCATTGCTGGTCATTATCTCCCGCTTCAGCGAGCCTTTGTCTTTGTTTTCAAACCTGACCCAGGTTTTTGATATTATGGATGCCGCTTTAATCCGGATAACGGAATTGCTCTCCATCAAACCATTGGCGGTCGACTATCCCCTTGCCGAACTCCGACAATTCGACATTGCGTTTTCCCAAGTCTCTTTTGCCTATGCAAAAGAGGATCAATATGCCCTGCAAGATGTCTCCTTCTCCATTCCGGCCGGTAAACTTACGGCCCTTGTGGGCCCGTCCGGTTCCGGCAAAACAACAATTACCAAATTGATCATGCGTTACGCCGATCCCCAGGAAGGCTTGGTGAAAATAGGTGGTACGGATATCAAGCAAATCAGGCAGGAAGATTTAATGAAAAATTTATCCGTGGTCTTTCAGGATGTCTATCTGTTTGATGACACCATCTTAAACAATATCAGGATGGGCAATCCCGATGCCACGGATGAACAGGTCAAAGATGCGGCCCAAAAGGCATTTTGCCATGAATTCATAAACCGTTTGCCCGATGGGTATAATACGGCAGTGGGGGATATCGGCGGGGCCATGTCCGGCGGGGAAAAGCAGCGGATAAGCATCGCAAGGGCCATACTCAAAGACGCCCCCGTTGTCATGCTGGATGAACCCACGGCGGCATTGGATACCCAAAGCGAGGTGGCGGTACAAAAGGCCATTGACGCACTGGTTGCAGATAAAACCGTTATTGTGATCGCCCACCGTCTATCCACAATTGCCGGGGCCGACAATATTCTGGTGGTGGAAAACGGCAAAATTGCGGAACAGGGGACCCACACGCAATTAATAACCCTGCAGAAAAGATACGCTGCCATGTGGCATGCGCAACAGAGAACAAAAGAGTGGAATATCCCAGGCTATTAATCGAATAAGGAAGGAAAAATAATGACCCGGAAAATACCTATCAAAACAGGCACGGTTGAGGAGACGCTTTTACTGCCGTTGTGGGGCAGGGCATATGAAACACAAAAAAACAACCCGCGCTTGGTTGATAAAAGCGCGGTGACGATTCTTGATCAGATTGATTACGATTTTTCAGATATCGAAAAAACCCAATCCATGTCCCAGCATGGTTGGGTTGCACGCAGCCTGCATACCGATAAAATGGCGCAAGGGTTCATAAAACAACATCCCGAGGCGACAATTGTCAATATCGGCTGTGGCCTGGACACGACCTTCAGCCGGATTGATAATGGTCAAATCATGTTTTATGAACTTGATCTGCCGGATGTTATGACTTTGAGGAAAAATTTTTATGAAGACAGTGACAGGCACAAAAGCATTGCCTCTTCATTTCTGGACACTGAATGGTTTAAGCAGATAACAGTCCGGGACGGGTTGCTGTTTCTGGCCGGTGGTGTGCTGTGCTATTTCCAGGAAGCGCAGATCAAACGGTTTTTTATCCAAGTCGCTGACCATTTTAAATCATGTGATTTTTATTTTGATTCTTTGTCCCCCATGGGAATGAAATTTGCGAAAAAGCAGGTACTAAAAAAAGGCGGCATGGACATGTCCATGGATGGCGGATGGGGGCTGAAACCGGTAAAAATACTTGAACAATGGGACAAAAGAATTCAGGTCATAAATTCAATTCCCATGTCCAAAGGAATGAAGCACGGGATTCCATTTAAAGCAAAATTAGCATCTACCATTGCAGATATGCTTGGTGTTTGCTCGATGGTGCATATGAGAATCAGCCAAACCTAAACACGCCAAATAACGGAAAATGACACGTACAATTCTCATTTTATCCTTTTGGGGCAGGTTATTGAAGACCGTTTATCGGCCTTCAATAACCTGCCTTGTCCTGGCTGCCAGTTCCCGTATTGAAAATGGTTTTTGGATGAAATGGGTGTCCTTTTCCAGTACCCCGTGATGGGCAATAATATCTGCGGTATAGCCGGACATATAGAGCACTTTCAGATCCGGATAGCTCAGTTCCAGTTTTTTTGCCAACTCCCGCCCGTTCATCTCCGGCATAATCACGTCCGTAATGAGCAGGTCAATACCGTCGGCATGCTTTTTTACCACTTCCAGGGCTTTAACAGGTGAGGCAGCGGTCAATACTAAATACCCTTGCTGTTCCAGCATGGTCTGACTGATTTCCAGAAGATCGGCATTGTCCTCCACCACCAGGATCGTCTCTGAGCCGGTCTCCAGGGCCTCGGGACGATTGGTTTGGGATTCCTCTCTGTTATCTGTCTGGTGCCGGGGCAGATAAATTTTAAATTTCGAGCCATGT
This window contains:
- a CDS encoding AraC family transcriptional regulator, whose amino-acid sequence is MKNILGHAIDLDLDTISLDFSYDDFITFHGEKVIPHTEPEPDEFFWHCPRELGCGTFQRVKIRPGFDLWLTDCSFCRDIIFKNYEIPVTIQFNFTLSGHYRVRLKGDRNDKRYFGEFHGISYYNDEYSYCRLIHDVPARSVSLTLQPDVFLACYKGHLHLMPPVIHDMIRGKVNTGYLYQSTITPAIREVMYQISGCRSHGIARKLFLESKALELLSLQLDQIGTSSPSIPSCMRIHPHDKKQIEGVRNILDGNLETPPSLRQLAKAAGMSHPKLNRCFKEMYGMTVFQYLRTERLNRAKIMLQEEGYSVTETAFQVGYDSVSHFSQVYKKQFGASPSASVRFMTEG
- a CDS encoding 4-oxalocrotonate tautomerase family protein, producing MPYVNIKITDENVTREQKLKLVQGVTQLLVDVLGKNPATTVVVIDEVNTDNWGIGGKCVTELRKGK
- a CDS encoding ABC transporter ATP-binding protein yields the protein MRKKEMKQGLWAIMDPVMTWIYLAMATTAVGAIASIVSIYFMAKALNAVVTGNTAVVLGLGVNLWQLLCLIAALVIVSFLCRKGGFVISHLGAFRLEQILRTRLSDHLAKLPLGFITNTGSGTLKKVLVDDVNMLHAFVADSTPFIGKSLAGPVMSLIMMFVIDWRLAMVSITVLLLGGVFMRLAMRDNEVLRRKYDESQEMINSAVIEFVQAMPVVRTFDAGTSSFKRYTKALDEFRVAVKSWYDYSGNASRMGILILSPMPTLVAVTAAGIFFVSTGTLAFPYFIALLMLSTGMADAMMPLMWLNNFIKKSEAGALRIQDILRMEIMPVTEHPEQPNDASVVFEQVSFRYENRDSYALRDVSFEVPEGTVTALVGPSGAGKTTVARLIPRFWDVEKGTIRIGGTDIRNMLPETLMCHVAFVFQDTFLFNDTIANNIRLAKPEASDEEIYEAAKASQVHDFILSLPDGYQTIAGDRGLRLSGGQKQRITIARAILRNAPIVVLDEATAFADPENEEEIIRAVSSLMKGKTVIIIAHRLSTIRDVNQIIVFDQGMITEKGRHGELINNNGVYAVLWKNYEQAQAWNLQK
- a CDS encoding ABC transporter ATP-binding protein, producing the protein MESKIKPTTFLQSYKAGKTIAGENGPEYKRSMLLFVAAFTAEGLAYLCFFPLLFCLFGAKPSAAGATGWLIVMLMLVAVELYCRWYGHDFDFKGTIVDVAHRLRLDLGEKLKSMPLEKLYSYKTGTLNNVLSVGVEYSVLSMGIVSSVIIQTVIPPVLLILVTFVIEWRLAFTMLVLFCIAVPVQKWHRSGSSRGKIACGKALAQVESDVLEYVQGLPVLRSTNQVGERAVGLQASLRNHKKVQTKSVIELIAPMVVMSGIVEIGLIAVLSMGIFMISQGSLTLSVSASLLVIISRFSEPLSLFSNLTQVFDIMDAALIRITELLSIKPLAVDYPLAELRQFDIAFSQVSFAYAKEDQYALQDVSFSIPAGKLTALVGPSGSGKTTITKLIMRYADPQEGLVKIGGTDIKQIRQEDLMKNLSVVFQDVYLFDDTILNNIRMGNPDATDEQVKDAAQKAFCHEFINRLPDGYNTAVGDIGGAMSGGEKQRISIARAILKDAPVVMLDEPTAALDTQSEVAVQKAIDALVADKTVIVIAHRLSTIAGADNILVVENGKIAEQGTHTQLITLQKRYAAMWHAQQRTKEWNIPGY
- a CDS encoding class I SAM-dependent methyltransferase, producing MTRKIPIKTGTVEETLLLPLWGRAYETQKNNPRLVDKSAVTILDQIDYDFSDIEKTQSMSQHGWVARSLHTDKMAQGFIKQHPEATIVNIGCGLDTTFSRIDNGQIMFYELDLPDVMTLRKNFYEDSDRHKSIASSFLDTEWFKQITVRDGLLFLAGGVLCYFQEAQIKRFFIQVADHFKSCDFYFDSLSPMGMKFAKKQVLKKGGMDMSMDGGWGLKPVKILEQWDKRIQVINSIPMSKGMKHGIPFKAKLASTIADMLGVCSMVHMRISQT